Within the Euzebyales bacterium genome, the region TCGCGGCCGTCGTGACGTCGTCGGCGTGCTCGGCCACGTCGACCCAGCACAGCTCGACGCCGGCCGTGCGCAGGATCTGCTCGCCGTCCAGCGACGAATAGCCGCCGGCGAAGTAGCACGTCGCGAAACCCGCCTCCGCGACCAGCCGCGCGCACGCTGGACACGGGAACGTCGTCACGTACAGGTCGCAGCCGGCGAGCGCGATCCCCTCGCGGGCGCAGGCTGCGATCAGTCCGGCCTCGGCGTGCAACGCGGTCGACAGGTCGGCGCGCACGCCGCGGCTGAAGTTGTCGCGCGGATCGCCGTGCAGGTACGGCGCGTACTCGGTGGGACGATGCTCGTTGTGCGCCTGGGCGATCACCGCCCCCTGGCGCACGGCGATCGCGCCGACCTGCCGCCACCAGTCGGAACTGCGCTGCGCCTCGTCTGTGGCAACGTCGAGCAGTGCGCGTACCTCGGCGGCGTCGGCGGCCACGCCGTCGTAGCCGGGGGGTCGTTGCGCGGCACTCCACGGCCGGTCCCAGCGCAGGAAGGTGCGCTCCAGCACGACGTGCCTGCCGCCATCCAGACCGTCCGCAGCGATCAGGTCGCGGATGACGTCCTCGTCCGGCGCCACCAGCACGTCGGCAGTGATCGCGGTGGCGAGCTCGTCCCGCTCGACCACGCGCACCGGGACCGTCAGCGTGACGCGTAGGTACGCCGCCGCCCGCTCGGGAGCCAGCGCGCGGATGTCCTTGCGCAGCGCCGTGAACTGCTCACGGAAGCTGGTGCCGAGCAACAGCACCTCATCGGCGTCGTCGTGCCGTGCAAGGAACTGCTCGTACCCGTCGTGCAGCACCGGCAGGTACAGCAGGATCTGCGTCGTCACGCCGATCCCC harbors:
- a CDS encoding deaminase; the encoded protein is MTTQILLYLPVLHDGYEQFLARHDDADEVLLLGTSFREQFTALRKDIRALAPERAAAYLRVTLTVPVRVVERDELATAITADVLVAPDEDVIRDLIAADGLDGGRHVVLERTFLRWDRPWSAAQRPPGYDGVAADAAEVRALLDVATDEAQRSSDWWRQVGAIAVRQGAVIAQAHNEHRPTEYAPYLHGDPRDNFSRGVRADLSTALHAEAGLIAACAREGIALAGCDLYVTTFPCPACARLVAEAGFATCYFAGGYSSLDGEQILRTAGVELCWVDVAEHADDVTTAASSAGA